A part of Lactobacillus sp. ESL0700 genomic DNA contains:
- a CDS encoding SLAP domain-containing protein, giving the protein MVNSDQNKNLKKELNEKAKLDKIRAIERDILAASTAGLGGILGGLLNSPQVAHAATNVPKAKTTNYEHLLVNANSAVIPASQNAQKQTVQGNSTNTSEALSQKQTKTADEQVVYTNSQSAVDQNEAQSTAIKSQSTSASASTSATGKADQVKEQSQAEKGTPAAQSSNSKTSYEIISEASSVANDFNNTSANHSSLTSYVYNSKSKSLASNSADTSGSKSFASQTVRSKSLSESISASIADSQMLAGMNDDDNNLNSMIVDQDSNSTSLAIDNDSKLNSTVIKDSTDFQEEVESSKAASASLESDQAGSYNDSKSASLLSSYSVSVQGSKSQSFSDYKNSSFSDSGSQSTAISNEESNEASISNAASTAASMSQAASTEKSSSFESTSKWIIEGSKQAASASQKDSTALSNVISEMNSYSESLSSAKSVDMSYSISAASSAIDSMRPEAFKLSHSISHSNSLKDSDMASLSAASYGDSKSLSTSIVNSESDSKVTSANYASTVSRYSALSSSNSSMHAAVSNENSRSAASAGAHNSSSIKASLSNSQSKLTAISTSASTSLSASKNASSVADSALNSKEAEYNSVSQSASAYMSSESRSASYHSTSMNESATDETSRLHSSLLSQRQELSASKQRSLSNAGSLSDAATHSEIDSLLVDNSQMSQSSSQSIVDSQSKSFSTSISDSNVSASTSRSTSESNSKSLADSNSKSLEDSFASAIADSGNSNASTSLSTSKSQKDSQSKADSASESFSTSISDSNVSASKSTSKSQSDSKSDADSISESYSTSTSESNSKVESQSKSFSDSVSTSDASASTSTSTSQHDSQSTSVSTSASTSKSESDSKSEADSASESYSTSTSESNSKVESQSESFSTSINDSNISASTSTSTSQHDSKSEADSTSESYSTSTSKSKSVADSASESYSTSISDSNSKVVSESQSFSSMVSSSGNDNSSADSSNSTSNSKAQSQSESFSTSISNSNVSASQSTSKSQSDSKSTADSASESFSTSISDSTSTVVSASNSKVESQSKSFSDSVSTSDYLASASRSTSASQSKSKADSTSESYSNSINNSSYVASLSASTSARNSKSAADSASESYSTSLSDSNVSASQSTSDSQKDSSASASASTSTSESNSKSTFDSTSASASTSTSDSKSIADSGSQSYSQSLHDSNSAVISASESYSQSTSTSASDSKSTADSTSESYSNSIKDSNSAVVSASESYSQSTSTSASDSKSAADSTSQSYSKSLSENNSSASASNATGSSQSQSFSDSVSTSDYIASTSRSTSESNSKSKADSASESYSNSVKNSSFAASLSTSTSASNSKSTADSTSVSGSASTSTSQSDSKSLADSTSASASASNSQVESQSKSFSTSVSDSDYLASNSRSTSASQSKSEADSTSQSYSASVNNSSYSASLSASASARDSKSTAVSASESYSNSLADSSSLASQVASTSASNSKSAADSTSESYSSSLSDSNSAASASNSLVASQSNSFSTSISGSDYLASVSRSTSESNSKSKADSESASYSTSISDSNYLASTSRSTSESNSRSMAGSSSDSYSASVNNSSYSASLSTSTSQKDSQSAVDSTSESYSKSVSDSNSSANTSTSTSTSDSKSAAESNSKSYSSSLSDSNSVVTSNSQSYSTSLSDSASVSNDVSLSTSKSLSLSNSIVLSQSDSYSLSISNSDYLASISRSTSESRSHSQAESASESYSISVNNSSYAASLSTSTSQSNSQASAISASESYSKSLSDSNSSASTSTATSQSDSRSTADSTSQSYSSSLSNSNSSASDSNSIALSQSYSFSLSISNSDYLASVSRSTSYSLSKSMADSTSESYSNSVNNSSYSASLSLSASQRDSESAASSSSESYSKSLSESGSVSNDLSLSSSKSLSLSNSIAESQSDSFSLSISDSDYTASLSTSASQRDSQFKADRASESYSTSLSLSNSIVLSQSESYSTSISDSNSSASASMSKSNSIVSSASESLSTSISDSNSSASASTSTSESESTSVVLSTSESESTSVSDSNSSASASKSASESTSTVVSASESTSISKSKSSADEWNGNWDNGGGNYVPSNTLSASNSASTSTSTSNATENAVSMELHHNAYVYDENGNRVGDLVMTAHTSVDTYGDQQLINGTYYYYIGDNHYVVARNFIGFEGKLRHNAYVYNSKGKRIGKTILKRGKKMKAFETIHAKGRKFYSILHGKYIAAGNFKGSELRLKHNAYVYDKKGHRLDVKMLGKGQKIKTYGTKTIKGKKYYHLRHGRYVLAKNFKK; this is encoded by the coding sequence ATGGTAAATTCAGATCAGAATAAAAATTTAAAGAAAGAACTAAACGAAAAAGCAAAATTAGATAAAATTCGCGCGATTGAGCGTGATATATTGGCAGCTAGTACTGCTGGACTTGGCGGCATTCTAGGTGGCTTGCTAAATTCGCCACAAGTAGCCCATGCGGCAACTAATGTACCTAAAGCTAAAACAACTAATTATGAACACTTATTGGTTAATGCCAATTCAGCTGTAATTCCAGCTTCACAGAATGCGCAAAAGCAGACTGTCCAGGGCAATTCGACTAATACGTCTGAAGCACTCAGTCAAAAGCAGACTAAGACTGCAGATGAGCAGGTTGTTTATACTAACTCGCAGTCAGCTGTTGATCAAAATGAAGCACAAAGTACAGCGATTAAGTCACAGTCAACTAGTGCTTCAGCTTCGACAAGTGCAACCGGCAAGGCAGATCAAGTTAAAGAACAATCACAGGCTGAAAAAGGGACGCCAGCAGCTCAAAGCTCAAATTCAAAAACTAGTTATGAAATTATTTCAGAAGCTAGTTCAGTAGCCAATGATTTTAATAATACTAGTGCCAATCACTCTTCGTTAACTTCTTATGTATATAATTCAAAGTCCAAGAGTTTAGCTAGTAATAGTGCTGATACATCAGGGTCAAAGAGTTTTGCATCGCAAACTGTAAGATCCAAGTCATTGTCAGAGTCAATTTCTGCCAGTATAGCTGACAGTCAGATGCTTGCAGGAATGAATGATGATGATAATAATCTTAACAGTATGATTGTCGATCAGGATTCAAATAGTACTTCGCTGGCGATCGACAATGATTCCAAACTAAATTCAACTGTTATTAAAGATAGTACTGATTTTCAAGAAGAGGTGGAGAGCAGTAAAGCAGCTTCAGCTAGTCTGGAGAGTGATCAAGCAGGAAGCTACAATGATAGTAAGAGTGCCAGTCTGCTGTCTTCATATAGTGTTAGTGTGCAAGGGAGTAAGAGTCAAAGCTTTTCAGATTATAAGAACAGCAGCTTTTCCGATTCAGGTTCACAAAGTACTGCAATTAGTAATGAAGAAAGTAATGAAGCTTCGATATCAAATGCAGCCAGTACAGCTGCTTCAATGAGTCAAGCTGCTAGTACGGAAAAAAGTTCAAGTTTTGAGTCAACAAGTAAATGGATAATTGAAGGAAGTAAGCAAGCAGCTTCAGCGAGTCAGAAAGACAGCACGGCACTTTCGAATGTTATTTCCGAAATGAATTCATATTCAGAATCTTTGTCGAGTGCCAAATCAGTGGATATGAGCTACTCAATTTCAGCTGCAAGTTCGGCAATTGATAGTATGAGGCCCGAGGCTTTCAAGTTGAGTCATTCAATCAGTCATAGTAATTCACTGAAGGACTCAGATATGGCAAGTTTGAGTGCAGCTTCGTATGGTGATTCTAAGAGTTTGTCAACGAGTATTGTTAATAGTGAAAGTGACTCAAAAGTAACAAGTGCTAACTATGCTTCAACAGTTTCACGCTATTCTGCTTTGAGTAGTAGCAACTCGTCAATGCATGCGGCAGTATCAAATGAGAATTCTAGATCTGCGGCAAGTGCAGGAGCACATAATTCATCATCAATTAAGGCAAGTTTGTCAAATTCGCAAAGCAAACTGACAGCAATTTCTACCTCTGCTTCAACAAGTTTGTCGGCAAGTAAAAATGCTTCTTCAGTAGCAGATTCAGCATTGAATTCGAAAGAAGCTGAATATAATTCAGTTTCACAATCAGCATCAGCTTACATGTCTTCAGAAAGTAGATCAGCTAGTTATCACAGTACTAGTATGAATGAAAGTGCAACTGATGAAACTAGTCGTTTGCATTCATCATTGTTGTCACAAAGACAGGAGTTATCAGCAAGTAAGCAGCGGTCATTATCAAACGCTGGTAGCTTATCAGATGCAGCAACACATTCTGAAATTGATAGTTTACTAGTTGATAACTCACAAATGAGTCAAAGCAGCAGCCAATCAATCGTTGACAGTCAAAGCAAGAGCTTCAGTACATCAATCAGTGACAGCAATGTTTCGGCAAGTACCAGTCGTTCGACTAGTGAGAGTAATAGTAAGTCATTAGCAGACAGCAATTCCAAGAGTTTAGAAGATTCGTTTGCCTCGGCAATAGCAGATTCAGGCAATTCGAATGCATCAACTAGTTTGAGTACATCGAAGAGTCAAAAAGATAGTCAGTCAAAGGCCGACAGTGCTAGTGAGAGTTTCAGTACGTCAATTAGCGATAGTAATGTCTCCGCAAGTAAGAGTACATCAAAGAGTCAAAGCGACAGCAAGTCCGATGCTGATAGTATTAGTGAAAGCTACAGCACTTCAACAAGTGAGAGCAACTCAAAAGTTGAGAGCCAAAGTAAGAGCTTTAGTGATTCAGTAAGCACGAGTGATGCCTCAGCAAGTACCAGCACTTCGACCAGCCAACATGATAGTCAGTCAACATCTGTAAGTACCAGTGCTAGCACCTCCAAGAGTGAAAGTGATAGTAAGTCAGAGGCTGACAGTGCCAGTGAAAGCTACAGTACTTCAACAAGTGAGAGCAACTCAAAAGTTGAGAGTCAAAGTGAGAGCTTTAGTACTTCAATTAATGATAGTAATATCTCAGCAAGTACTAGCACTTCAACTAGTCAGCATGATAGTAAGTCAGAGGCAGATAGTACTAGCGAAAGCTACAGCACTTCAACCAGTAAGAGTAAGTCTGTAGCAGATAGTGCCAGTGAAAGCTACAGTACATCAATCAGTGACAGTAATTCGAAAGTAGTCAGTGAGAGTCAAAGCTTTAGCTCGATGGTTAGTTCTTCAGGCAATGACAATTCTTCAGCAGATAGTAGCAATAGCACTAGCAACTCAAAGGCTCAGAGCCAAAGCGAAAGTTTTAGTACTTCGATTAGTAACAGCAATGTTTCAGCTAGTCAGAGTACTTCAAAGAGTCAAAGTGATAGCAAGTCGACTGCAGATAGTGCCAGTGAAAGCTTTAGTACATCAATCAGTGATAGTACTTCAACAGTAGTTAGTGCAAGTAATTCAAAGGTTGAAAGTCAAAGCAAGAGCTTTAGTGATTCAGTAAGTACCAGTGATTACTTGGCAAGTGCGAGTCGTTCAACTAGTGCAAGTCAAAGTAAGTCAAAGGCTGATAGTACTAGTGAAAGCTATAGTAATTCAATCAATAACAGTTCATATGTAGCTAGCTTAAGTGCTTCAACAAGTGCAAGAAATAGTAAGTCTGCGGCAGATAGTGCTAGTGAAAGCTATAGCACTTCATTAAGTGATAGTAACGTCTCAGCCAGTCAAAGCACATCAGATAGTCAAAAAGATAGCAGTGCGTCAGCAAGTGCAAGTACATCAACTAGTGAAAGTAACAGTAAGTCCACATTTGACAGTACTAGTGCAAGTGCATCGACAAGCACCAGCGATAGTAAGTCAATCGCTGATAGTGGCAGTCAAAGTTACAGTCAGTCACTACATGATAGTAATTCAGCAGTAATTAGCGCTAGCGAAAGTTATAGCCAAAGCACCTCAACAAGTGCTAGTGACAGTAAGTCGACGGCAGATAGTACCAGTGAAAGTTACAGTAATTCAATCAAGGATAGTAACTCAGCAGTAGTAAGTGCTAGCGAAAGTTATAGTCAAAGTACATCAACCAGTGCTAGTGACAGTAAGTCGGCAGCAGATAGTACCAGCCAGAGTTATAGTAAATCATTAAGTGAGAATAACTCATCAGCCAGTGCAAGTAACGCAACGGGCAGTAGCCAAAGTCAAAGCTTTAGTGACTCAGTAAGTACCAGTGATTACATTGCAAGTACCAGTCGCTCAACGAGTGAAAGTAATAGTAAGTCGAAGGCTGATAGTGCAAGTGAAAGTTACAGTAATTCAGTTAAGAATAGTTCATTTGCAGCAAGTTTGAGCACATCAACCAGTGCAAGCAATAGTAAATCAACTGCCGATAGCACAAGTGTCAGTGGTAGTGCAAGCACATCGACCAGTCAGAGTGACAGCAAGTCGCTAGCTGATAGTACAAGTGCTTCAGCTAGCGCAAGTAACTCACAAGTTGAGAGTCAAAGTAAGAGCTTTAGCACATCAGTAAGTGACAGTGATTACCTTGCAAGCAACAGTCGCTCAACGAGTGCAAGCCAAAGCAAGTCAGAAGCAGATAGTACTAGTCAAAGTTATAGTGCATCAGTCAACAACAGTTCATATTCTGCAAGCTTGAGTGCATCGGCAAGTGCAAGAGATAGTAAGTCAACTGCAGTTAGCGCTAGCGAAAGCTATAGCAACTCGTTAGCTGATAGTAGCAGCTTGGCAAGTCAAGTTGCTTCAACGAGTGCAAGCAACAGCAAGTCAGCTGCCGATAGTACAAGTGAAAGCTACAGCTCTTCATTGAGTGACAGTAATTCAGCAGCTAGTGCAAGTAACTCATTGGTTGCTAGTCAAAGTAATAGTTTCAGCACTTCAATCAGTGGCAGTGATTACTTGGCAAGTGTTAGTCGCTCAACTAGTGAAAGTAATAGTAAATCAAAGGCTGATAGCGAGAGCGCAAGTTACAGTACTTCAATTAGTGATAGTAATTACTTGGCAAGTACCAGCCGCTCAACGAGTGAGAGTAACAGTAGGTCAATGGCTGGAAGTTCTAGCGACAGCTACAGTGCTTCAGTTAATAACAGCTCATACTCCGCAAGTTTGAGTACTTCAACTAGTCAGAAGGACAGCCAATCAGCAGTCGACAGTACTAGTGAAAGTTACAGTAAATCAGTAAGCGATAGTAATTCTTCTGCAAATACAAGTACTTCAACGAGTACAAGTGACAGCAAGTCAGCTGCAGAAAGTAACAGTAAGAGTTACAGTTCATCATTAAGTGACAGTAATTCAGTAGTTACAAGCAACAGCCAAAGTTACAGTACTTCACTAAGTGACAGTGCTTCAGTATCAAATGATGTCAGCTTGAGTACAAGCAAGTCACTTAGCTTGAGCAACTCAATTGTTCTTAGTCAAAGTGACAGCTATAGCTTATCAATTAGCAATAGCGATTACCTTGCAAGTATCAGTCGTTCAACAAGTGAGAGTCGTAGCCACTCACAAGCTGAAAGCGCAAGTGAAAGTTACAGCATTTCAGTCAACAACAGTTCATACGCAGCAAGCTTGAGCACATCAACAAGTCAAAGCAATAGCCAAGCTTCTGCAATCAGTGCAAGCGAAAGTTACAGCAAGTCACTGAGTGATAGTAATTCATCTGCAAGTACAAGTACTGCCACAAGCCAAAGTGATAGTAGATCAACGGCTGACAGTACCAGTCAAAGCTACAGTTCATCATTGAGCAACAGCAATAGTTCAGCTAGTGATAGTAACTCAATCGCTTTAAGTCAGAGTTACAGCTTCAGCTTATCAATTAGTAACAGCGATTATCTTGCCAGTGTCAGTCGTTCAACTAGTTACAGTCTAAGCAAGTCAATGGCTGACAGTACAAGTGAGAGTTACAGTAACTCAGTCAACAACAGTTCTTACTCCGCAAGCTTGAGCTTATCAGCTAGTCAACGAGACAGTGAGTCTGCGGCAAGCAGTTCTAGCGAAAGTTACAGTAAGTCATTGAGTGAGAGTGGCTCGGTATCAAATGACCTCAGCCTTAGTTCAAGCAAGTCACTTAGCTTAAGTAACTCAATTGCTGAAAGTCAAAGTGATAGCTTCAGTCTTTCAATTAGTGATAGTGACTACACTGCAAGTCTAAGTACTTCGGCTAGTCAAAGAGATAGTCAATTTAAAGCTGATCGAGCTAGTGAAAGCTATAGCACGTCACTTAGCCTTAGCAATTCGATTGTTCTTAGTCAAAGTGAAAGTTACAGCACATCAATTAGTGACAGTAACAGCTCAGCTAGTGCAAGTATGAGTAAGAGTAACTCGATTGTAAGTAGTGCAAGTGAAAGCTTGAGTACATCGATCAGTGATAGTAATAGTTCAGCTAGTGCAAGTACCTCAACAAGTGAGAGTGAAAGCACATCAGTTGTCTTAAGTACCAGCGAAAGCGAAAGTACTTCGGTCAGCGACAGCAATAGCTCAGCTAGTGCAAGCAAGAGTGCGAGTGAGTCAACTTCAACTGTAGTCAGTGCCAGCGAGAGTACATCAATTAGCAAGAGCAAATCTTCTGCTGATGAATGGAACGGCAACTGGGACAACGGTGGCGGTAACTACGTACCATCTAACACACTATCTGCTTCGAACTCAGCATCTACTTCAACCTCAACGTCGAATGCCACAGAAAATGCGGTAAGTATGGAATTGCATCATAATGCTTACGTTTATGATGAGAATGGTAACCGGGTTGGTGATCTGGTGATGACAGCTCACACAAGCGTTGATACATATGGCGATCAGCAATTGATTAATGGTACGTACTACTACTACATTGGTGATAATCATTATGTAGTTGCTCGTAACTTCATTGGCTTTGAAGGCAAGTTGCGCCATAATGCTTATGTTTACAACTCTAAAGGTAAGCGAATTGGCAAGACGATATTGAAGCGCGGCAAGAAGATGAAGGCCTTTGAGACAATTCATGCTAAGGGTCGGAAATTCTACAGTATTTTGCATGGTAAATATATTGCAGCTGGTAACTTTAAGGGTAGCGAATTGCGTTTAAAGCACAATGCTTATGTTTACGACAAGAAGGGTCATCGACTTGATGTCAAGATGTTAGGCAAGGGTCAGAAGATTAAGACCTATGGTACTAAGACAATCAAGGGTAAGAAGTACTACCATCTACGTCATGGTCGTTATGTCTTAGCTAAGAATTTCAAAAAGTAA